Below is a genomic region from Halobacterium sp. CBA1132.
CGTGCACGCCCGCTCGCCGTCCTGCACTTCGACGTGCGCAGCGAGTCGTCCCGCAGCGGTGTCGCTGTCGGTCGTCTCGCTGGCGACGCCAACCTCGTCGGGGGTGCGGCGGTCGGGGCGCATGGTTCCAATTACGGCGCGCACTGGAATAAAGTGTTGCGGCTGCATGTCATGGAGTGACAACCACCGAAACCGACGGCTTCGGGAACTCCTGACTACCGCTCGGGGTGGACGGAAGCGTCCCAGTCGCCCCGAATTAGGGGTTTGGCGACGTGGCGCCGCGCGCAGGGCGGCACCTCGTACCAGCCGACATCGAGATCGCGGTCGACAGGGCGCTCGACCTTCCCGGGTGCGGACGTGCCACAGTCCCGGCAGCGGTAGCCCTGATTCGCGCCGGCGCTCTCCATCGCCGCGCCGCAGTCCGGGCACCGCGGGGTCGCTCGCTTCGTCTCGTCGAGGTCGCGCACCGCGAACTTCTCCAGTTTGAGCGTGCCGTCCGCGACCTCCCCGCAGACGGTGAGGCGGTCGCCGGGCCGGAGCGCCCGCACGCGGTCGCGGAACCGCTTGGTCGGCTCGAACGCCGCGCACTCCACGCGAACGCCGTCGTCCTCGACGGGGACGAAGACGTGGCCGCCGCGCCGCGTCTCGGGCTCCCCGACGACCGTCGCGTCGGTGCAGTACGCGCGGCCGTCTTCGAGGGCCGCGAGGTCGGCCGCGCGGAGGTGCGCGTCCGTCCCCTGATTCGTGACGAACAGTTCGCTGGCGTGGACGGATTCGCTGTCGATTGCGGCCGCGATGTCGGTGACCGTCTCGGCGTCGTCGCCGCGAATCCCGTAGAGGATTGGGCCGGGCGTGTGCGGCACGCAGACCAACTCGTCCTCCGCGCGGTCCACCGTGTCCCACGCGTCGGGGTAGGCGGCGTCCGCGGCGGCGAACACGCTCTCCGCGTCCACGTCGCGCTCGGTCCCCCAGCGCTCCGGTTCGCGGTAGTCGATGCGCTCGTACGTCCAGTCCTCGAAGGCGTTCCACGCGCCCACGGCGGCGAGCGCGCCGACGACGCCGCGGCCGTTCTCCCACTGCGCGGTCTCGTAGCCGTGCGCGGCCGCCAGCGACTCCGCCTCGCCGGGGTCGAGATGTTCGCGCATCGCGCGCTCCGCGAAGGCGGCGACTGGTTCTGGGGTGTTCTTTTCGGGCGCGACCACCACACCCGGGTTCGTTCTTGGGTCGTCGGTCTCGGCGGCCTCCCCGACGACGTCCTCCGCGACGGCGAGTCCGACAGCGGGGTCGACGTCGGCGTGGACCGCGAGCGCGGCGTTCCCGCGAGTCTTGTACTCGACGGCGGGATTCAAGCGCACGAGCAGCACGCGCTCGACGCTCGCGCCGCGGTCGCGCAGTCGCTCGGCGACGAGGTGCGCGGCGTACGTCGTACACATCCCGCGCTCGCGGGAGTCCGTGTCGTCGAGGGCGACGACCGTCATCGCCTCGCGGGTAGGCGGCCGACGCTTTTCGCGCTTCCGGTCGGCGGCCGACGGATAGTGGCGGTCGAATGACCGAAACCGCCGGGAAGCGGCGCCGTATCGGCAAAACGCATATATGTCGCCACCGGCTTATCACGGAGTATGTCACGGTCGGTACTCATCGAGAACGTCACCGCCATGCTCGCGGACGCGGGGTTCACGGTGAGCGACCGCTGTGCGACGCGACCCAAGAGCTTCGACGTGGCCGCTCGCCGCGAGCGAGACGTCATCCTCGTGAAGATTCTCGGCAACATCGACGCCTTCGACGCGCCCACCGGCGCGGAGATGCGGCGCCTCGGCACCCACCTCGACGCCACGCCGATGGTCATCGGCCTGCGCACCCGCGACAAGGAGCTCAAGCCCGGCGTCGTCTACTTCCGGCACGGCGTCCCCGTGTTCAGCCCCGACACAGCGATGGAGTTCTTCGTCGAGGGCGTCCCGCCGCTCATCTACGCGGCGCCGGGCGGCCTCTACGTGAACATCGATGGCGACATCCTCGCGGACCGCCGGCAGAACGAGGACCTCAGCCTCGGCCAACTCGCGAGCCAACTCGGCGTTTCCCGGCGCACCGTCTCGAAGTACGAGGACGGCATGAACGCAAGCATCGAGGTCGCGATGGAACTCGAAGACCTCTTCGGCGGCGACCTCACCTCGCCCGTCTCCGTGATGGACGGCGCCGAGGAAGTCCGGGACGCCGAACCGACGCCGGACGACCCGGAAGCCGACCCCGAAGACGTGCCCGTGCTCTCCGTGCTCGCGCGCGTCGGCTTCGAGGTCCACCCGACGGACCGCGCGCCGTTCAAGGCCGTCAGCGAGGACGCCTCGCGCGCCGACCGCCTGCTCACCGGGCACTCCTCCTTTACCGACGCCGCGGTCAAACGCGCCCGCATCATGAGTTCGCTCGGCGAGATTACGCACACCCGCGCCGTCTACGTCGTCGACGAGGCGTCCCGCGAGTCCGTCGACGACACCGCCATCGTCGAGCGCGAGGAACTCGAAGACGTCGAGGACTCCGACGACCTCCGAGACCTGCTCACGGACCGCGGCGCTCCGCAGGAAGCCTGACCGTGTGAACTCTTCTCGCGACTGATACTCGCGGGTGAACGCTTAACCGTTGGCGGTCGAACGCGCGAGTATGGCCACGCCGTGGGAGAATTCGGCCGTCGACCGCGACTCGTCGACCGACGAGCGCCGGGACCGCGACCCGGGCCTGTCGCTCCAAGGCAGCGTGTTCGTCCTCGCCGGCGCGTCCCGGAACGCGTCCATCGCCGCCGCCCTCCCCGACGCCCTCGACGTGCGGACGTTCACCAGCGCCGGAGCGTTCGACGGCGCCGTCTCCGGGAACGTCGCCGTCGCGTTGCTCTCGACGGCCGTCGACGACGACCGCCTCCGCGAGACGGTCAAGCGCACCGTCGCGGCGTCCCCGCCCGCTCGAATCTGCCTGCTCGCGTCCACGAGCGAGCGCCTCCGGGACTGTGAGGTCCCCCGCGACGAAGAAGTCCGCACGCCCGTCGCCCACGACAAGTTCCTCGCGCTCGTCGAACGGCTCTACGTCCGCGCGTACTACTCGGTCACCCTCGAACGGTTCTACAAAATCGGGGCCGCCGCTCGCAGCCGCGAACTCCAGGTCGACGACCCCGAGGACGCGCGCCTCGAACGCCTCCGCCGCGCCCAGCAGGTGATGGGTGAGTCCCTCTCGCGGCTCCGCGGCCGACTCGACCACGAGGACATCGACGCAATCAAGAATCGACAGGAGCGCCTCGCGGACCTCGCCGCCGACGCCAGACGCGGTCCCGGCCCCGCGGTCCGCGGCCTCCCGGCGTCGTGTCCGGACTGCTCGCTCGACTGGGCGACCTGGCACGGGCCGCGCCTCCGGGACGGCCACCAGCGCATCGGTTCGGACGCGTGGCGCTGCCTGCGCTGTGGGCACGTTATCACCCAGGACGACCCCGACAACTACACCGTCAGTTGAACGGAGAGAACCGTTACCCGCCGTACGTCTCTTCGAGGTACTCCACGATGTCAGGTCGCCCACCTTTTCCCGCTCGTCGCACACCGCGCTCCTCGCGGCAAAACCTGGACCAAAAAACGCCTTACCCGCCGTACGTCTCTTCGAGGTACTCCACGATGTCGTCGCTCTCGGGCATCCCGTCGATGCCGTGGTCGGTGTCGACGAGGACCGGGACGCCGGTCTGTCCGCTGACTTCCTGGACTTCGTCGCGCTGGTCGTGCGAACTCGGAACCTCGTGTTCGACGTAGTCGAGGCCGAGTTCGTCGAGTTTCGTCTCGACTTTCGCGCAGTACGGGCAGCCCGGAAGCTTGTACAGTTCGAGTGTCACACCGGGACGTAGGCGCCGACGACGCAAAGAAGCGGTGGATGCGGCGGGCGGCGCTCAGACCGCGGCCGCGAGCGTGCCGCTGGTGCGGACGTAGAAGTAGACGACGAACGCGAGCGCGAGCAGCCACTGGCCCGCGGAGACGTCGTCGTACTCGCCGACCGCGATTTTCACGACCGGGTAGGAGATGATGCCGGCGGCGATGCCGTAGCCGATGTTGTACGTGAACGGCATCACGAAGACGGTGAGGCCGGCGGGAATCGCGTACGTGGTGTCGTCCCACGCGACGTCGGTGACGTTCGCGAGCATGATGACGCCGACGACGACGAGCGCGATGTGGCTGGCGTACAGCGGGACGATGGCTGCCAGCGGGACGACTGCGAGGCTCGCGAGGAACAGAACGGCGACGACGAGCGCGGTGAGGCCGGTGCGGCCGCCCTCCTCGACGCCCGTCGCGGACTCGATGTACGTGGTGACCGTCGACGTCCCGAGCATGCTGCCGACGGTGGTGCCGATTGCGTCGGCCATCAGCGGCTTGTCGATGTCCGGGAAGTTGCCGTCCTTGTCGAGGAACCCTGCGACCTGCCCGACGCCGACGAGCGTGCCGGCGGTGTCGAAGAAGTCCACGAAGAAGAACGTGAACACGATGAGCGCGAACGCGAACACGTCGATGCCTTGAGCGGGCGTGCCGACGAGGCCGTCGACGAACGCGCCCGCCA
It encodes:
- a CDS encoding tRNA(Ile)(2)-agmatinylcytidine synthase, with product MTVVALDDTDSRERGMCTTYAAHLVAERLRDRGASVERVLLVRLNPAVEYKTRGNAALAVHADVDPAVGLAVAEDVVGEAAETDDPRTNPGVVVAPEKNTPEPVAAFAERAMREHLDPGEAESLAAAHGYETAQWENGRGVVGALAAVGAWNAFEDWTYERIDYREPERWGTERDVDAESVFAAADAAYPDAWDTVDRAEDELVCVPHTPGPILYGIRGDDAETVTDIAAAIDSESVHASELFVTNQGTDAHLRAADLAALEDGRAYCTDATVVGEPETRRGGHVFVPVEDDGVRVECAAFEPTKRFRDRVRALRPGDRLTVCGEVADGTLKLEKFAVRDLDETKRATPRCPDCGAAMESAGANQGYRCRDCGTSAPGKVERPVDRDLDVGWYEVPPCARRHVAKPLIRGDWDASVHPER
- a CDS encoding transcriptional regulator; amino-acid sequence: MSRSVLIENVTAMLADAGFTVSDRCATRPKSFDVAARRERDVILVKILGNIDAFDAPTGAEMRRLGTHLDATPMVIGLRTRDKELKPGVVYFRHGVPVFSPDTAMEFFVEGVPPLIYAAPGGLYVNIDGDILADRRQNEDLSLGQLASQLGVSRRTVSKYEDGMNASIEVAMELEDLFGGDLTSPVSVMDGAEEVRDAEPTPDDPEADPEDVPVLSVLARVGFEVHPTDRAPFKAVSEDASRADRLLTGHSSFTDAAVKRARIMSSLGEITHTRAVYVVDEASRESVDDTAIVEREELEDVEDSDDLRDLLTDRGAPQEA
- a CDS encoding glutathione S-transferase N-terminal domain-containing protein, whose amino-acid sequence is MTLELYKLPGCPYCAKVETKLDELGLDYVEHEVPSSHDQRDEVQEVSGQTGVPVLVDTDHGIDGMPESDDIVEYLEETYGG